From a single Crateriforma spongiae genomic region:
- a CDS encoding bL17 family ribosomal protein: MRHRRKGRVLGRAPSHRKALLKNLVSALFLTERDATYDDNAPKNPGQIVTTLHKAKEMRPLVEKCITIAKKSIPHAEEAEKYATDADRGTDAYKQWRKSDDWQKWAAARAPVVAAQRRVLQLIGDRQAVAILFDTIAPRYVDRPGGYTRIVRLATPRLGDAGLRAVLQLVGEDERRNRRAERPAFESDVPEDDSNNGPEASGDDADKKEETVAAGDAS, translated from the coding sequence ATGCGTCACCGCCGAAAAGGTCGCGTTCTGGGTCGGGCTCCCAGCCACCGCAAAGCATTGCTGAAAAACTTGGTCAGCGCCCTGTTTCTGACCGAACGGGATGCAACGTACGACGACAATGCGCCGAAGAACCCTGGCCAAATTGTGACCACGCTGCACAAGGCCAAGGAAATGCGCCCGTTGGTCGAAAAGTGCATCACGATCGCGAAGAAGTCGATCCCGCACGCTGAAGAAGCCGAGAAGTATGCGACCGATGCCGATCGTGGCACGGATGCTTACAAGCAATGGCGCAAGAGCGACGATTGGCAAAAGTGGGCTGCCGCACGTGCCCCCGTGGTCGCCGCACAGCGCCGCGTTTTGCAGTTGATCGGCGACCGTCAAGCGGTGGCGATCCTGTTCGACACGATTGCACCACGCTATGTCGATCGCCCCGGTGGCTACACTCGAATCGTCCGTCTGGCAACGCCTCGCTTGGGCGACGCTGGTTTGCGTGCGGTTCTGCAGTTGGTCGGTGAAGACGAACGTCGTAATCGTCGCGCCGAACGACCGGCGTTTGAATCGGACGTGCCGGAAGATGATTCCAACAACGGCCCCGAAGCCAGCGGTGACGACGCGGACAAGAAAGAAGAAACCGTTGCGGCCGGCGACGCTAGCTGA